The following proteins are encoded in a genomic region of Thiomicrospira sp. R3:
- a CDS encoding YicC/YloC family endoribonuclease, with protein MKSMTASAHLSHDFDEGQIHWDIRAVNQRFLELNFRLPEAARALEMPLREACKKVLQRGKLDIGLRYELHQNQQGYMIDKLQLQQLSQAINQIQLTLPEATQINPLDLLNWPGLLANSQASLTDYQTEILTSFNLALEQLNQAREREGAQLAEMLNQRCQAIRQQLADLNPLLPEILAQHQAKLRARVAEVSEQFDETRLTMEFAILAQKADITEEIDRLHTHLDEVERVITQPDAIGRRLDFLMQELNREANTLGSKSIDVRSTQTSVELKVLIEQMREQVQNIE; from the coding sequence ATGAAAAGTATGACGGCATCGGCGCACCTGAGCCATGACTTTGACGAAGGCCAAATCCATTGGGATATTCGAGCTGTCAACCAACGCTTTTTGGAATTAAATTTTCGCCTGCCGGAGGCTGCCCGTGCGCTAGAAATGCCTTTGCGTGAAGCCTGTAAAAAAGTCTTACAGCGCGGTAAACTCGATATAGGCCTGCGCTATGAACTTCACCAAAATCAACAAGGTTACATGATAGACAAGCTGCAATTACAGCAACTGAGCCAAGCGATCAACCAAATCCAACTCACCTTGCCAGAAGCCACACAGATCAACCCGCTAGACCTACTCAATTGGCCAGGCCTGCTTGCCAACTCACAAGCCAGTTTAACCGACTACCAAACGGAAATTTTAACTAGCTTTAACCTAGCACTCGAACAACTCAATCAAGCCCGCGAACGTGAAGGCGCTCAGCTAGCCGAAATGCTAAACCAACGCTGCCAAGCGATACGCCAACAACTGGCCGACCTTAACCCCCTATTACCCGAAATACTGGCACAACACCAAGCCAAACTGCGCGCACGCGTGGCTGAAGTGAGTGAACAGTTTGATGAAACAAGATTAACGATGGAATTCGCTATTTTGGCGCAAAAAGCCGATATTACCGAAGAAATAGATCGATTACACACCCATTTAGATGAGGTCGAGCGCGTTATAACGCAACCTGACGCGATTGGCCGACGACTTGACTTTTTAATGCAAGAACTCAATCGTGAAGCCAATACCCTCGGCTCCAAATCGATCGA
- the rph gene encoding ribonuclease PH yields the protein MRPSGRKASEIRAVKISRNFTKHAEGSVLIEFGDTQVICTASIEDSVPPFLKGQGKGWLTAEYGMLPRSTGTRMRREASAGKQGGRTLEIQRLIGRSLRAALDLSQLGERTIYIDCDVIQADGGTRTASITGGFVALSLAIEQLIAQGKLTTNPIVHKIASVSVGVYQGQVVVDLDYAEDSNAGTDMNLVMTEQGTFIEVQGTAEAAPFDLAQMNEMMTLGQQAIFSLIEKQKQALQPV from the coding sequence ATGCGTCCAAGCGGAAGAAAGGCTTCAGAAATAAGAGCCGTGAAAATAAGCCGGAACTTTACCAAGCATGCCGAAGGGTCAGTGCTAATCGAATTTGGTGATACCCAGGTGATTTGTACGGCCAGCATAGAAGACTCGGTCCCCCCGTTTTTAAAAGGCCAAGGCAAAGGCTGGTTGACCGCTGAGTACGGGATGTTGCCGCGCTCGACCGGAACAAGAATGCGCCGTGAGGCAAGTGCCGGTAAACAGGGCGGGCGCACCTTAGAAATCCAACGCTTGATTGGTCGGTCATTGCGCGCAGCCTTGGATTTAAGCCAGTTGGGTGAGCGGACGATCTATATTGATTGTGATGTGATTCAAGCTGACGGCGGTACACGCACCGCATCGATTACGGGCGGGTTTGTGGCGCTGAGTTTGGCCATTGAGCAACTTATCGCACAGGGTAAGCTGACAACCAATCCGATTGTGCATAAGATTGCGTCGGTGTCAGTCGGTGTTTATCAGGGTCAGGTGGTTGTGGACTTGGATTACGCTGAAGACTCAAATGCCGGTACCGACATGAATTTAGTCATGACCGAGCAGGGTACGTTTATTGAAGTACAGGGTACGGCGGAAGCGGCGCCGTTTGACCTGGCGCAAATGAATGAAATGATGACGCTCGGTCAACAAGCGATATTTTCGTTGATTGAAAAACAAAAGCAGGCATTGCAGCCAGTTTAA
- the rdgB gene encoding RdgB/HAM1 family non-canonical purine NTP pyrophosphatase, which produces METLVLATNNKGKLKEMLALLPGKDVRPQGEFFKEEAGENGLSFIENALLKARFASAKTGFPAIADDSGIEVAALNGEPGIYSARYAGTGATDRQNLNKLLERMDEIDDAERQASYYCAMVCVRHANDPTPLIGLGRWQGQLLRHPRGEGGFGYDPIFYIPEFDCTAAELDPVEKNKLSHRAQALRSLVAQLA; this is translated from the coding sequence ATGGAAACCTTGGTACTCGCCACCAATAACAAGGGCAAACTTAAGGAAATGCTGGCCTTGTTACCCGGTAAAGATGTTCGACCGCAGGGCGAATTTTTTAAGGAAGAAGCAGGTGAAAACGGCTTAAGTTTTATTGAAAATGCGCTTTTAAAGGCACGGTTTGCATCAGCCAAAACCGGTTTTCCGGCTATAGCCGATGATTCGGGGATTGAAGTGGCGGCCTTGAATGGTGAGCCAGGCATTTATTCGGCACGTTACGCGGGCACAGGAGCCACCGATCGGCAGAACCTCAATAAGTTACTTGAGCGAATGGATGAAATCGACGACGCTGAGCGTCAAGCGAGCTACTACTGTGCGATGGTTTGTGTTCGTCACGCCAATGATCCTACGCCCTTAATTGGTTTAGGGCGTTGGCAGGGACAGTTATTGCGCCATCCCCGCGGTGAGGGCGGTTTTGGTTACGATCCTATTTTTTATATCCCCGAATTTGATTGCACCGCCGCAGAATTAGACCCAGTTGAAAAAAACAAACTCAGTCATCGTGCGCAAGCTTTGCGTTCATTAGTGGCGCAATTGGCCTAA
- the hemW gene encoding radical SAM family heme chaperone HemW — MLQFTQAIPLSLYIHYPWCVQKCPYCDFNSHQAKQDLAQQEQAYLNALVRQCEQMLPWIWGRPIHSIFFGGGTPSLMSVEGLDWLMSQLRALLGFAPEIEITLEANPGTVDEAKFIGFRQAGINRLSMGIQSFNPQHLNALGRIHDDNQAWSAIEKAKQAGFGNFNCDLMFALPNQTLEQALDDLTRLISAQPSHISHYQLTLEPNTPFYRQPPRLPDEDLAWEMQLACQAVLKQAGYQHYEVSAFSQTGRQAHHNLNYWQFGDYLGLGAGAHGKISLPQTGEVWRTQMPASPGSYLQTMQQADRSRPGRWQQVGADDLVFEFMLNALRLQQGFELDLFSARTGLSLDRIQPILARLQQEGWILLSGDWLKLTPQGQTYLNSLIEQFLDPS, encoded by the coding sequence ATGCTTCAGTTTACTCAAGCGATACCGCTGTCTTTGTATATTCACTATCCTTGGTGCGTACAAAAGTGCCCGTATTGTGATTTTAACTCGCATCAAGCTAAGCAGGATTTGGCGCAGCAAGAACAGGCCTATTTAAATGCTTTGGTGAGACAATGTGAGCAGATGTTGCCTTGGATTTGGGGGCGGCCTATCCATTCAATTTTTTTTGGTGGAGGTACGCCCAGCCTGATGTCGGTTGAAGGGTTGGATTGGTTGATGTCCCAGCTTCGTGCGCTTTTAGGCTTTGCACCTGAGATTGAAATTACGCTTGAAGCCAATCCGGGTACGGTGGATGAAGCTAAGTTTATCGGTTTTCGCCAGGCGGGTATTAATCGCCTGTCGATGGGTATTCAAAGCTTTAACCCCCAGCACCTTAATGCGTTAGGCCGTATTCATGATGACAACCAGGCCTGGTCAGCGATTGAAAAAGCCAAGCAAGCTGGGTTTGGCAATTTTAATTGTGACTTGATGTTTGCACTGCCAAACCAAACACTAGAGCAAGCCTTAGACGACCTAACGCGTTTGATTAGCGCCCAGCCTAGCCATATTTCCCATTATCAACTTACGCTTGAACCCAATACGCCTTTTTATCGCCAGCCGCCACGTTTACCTGATGAAGACCTCGCTTGGGAGATGCAGCTTGCCTGTCAAGCGGTGCTTAAGCAAGCGGGTTATCAGCATTATGAAGTGTCGGCATTTAGCCAAACGGGGCGGCAGGCGCACCATAATTTAAACTATTGGCAGTTTGGTGATTACCTTGGATTAGGTGCGGGAGCGCACGGTAAAATTAGTTTGCCGCAAACGGGTGAAGTTTGGCGAACGCAAATGCCGGCTTCACCGGGTTCGTATCTACAAACAATGCAACAAGCCGATAGAAGCAGGCCTGGTCGTTGGCAACAGGTCGGGGCCGATGATTTAGTGTTCGAATTTATGTTGAATGCGTTAAGATTACAGCAAGGATTTGAGCTGGATTTGTTTAGTGCTCGCACCGGCTTAAGTCTGGATCGCATCCAACCGATCTTAGCAAGGCTTCAACAAGAGGGTTGGATTTTATTGAGCGGGGACTGGCTGAAACTAACCCCACAAGGCCAAACCTATTTAAACAGCCTTATTGAACAGTTTTTAGACCCATCCTGA
- a CDS encoding AsmA family protein — protein MVVVKRLLKILVIVAITVPLFLVIGFILAISFMDFNKYKPMIEQEINAKTGLELSIDGDLKAGVWPLQLSIEHSQLKRPGRDRDAEDAELIEPLLRFDQLNLQISYADLLLRGKLNLTGIEWYSPRLVVTRQLDGQLSWQKQAALNADWHYRTVAQLPAQSQVISAMIAPLAKWIEQYDLNLDRFKIIDGELIWRDLIEDQALDITGLQLDAAPVHLTDPMAIKLEAQVTNLKTQQTHALNYQASLRLKEQLNQLELSQLSGSSLISWPATDQRDDWAFNLSLAELNGSLNQGKWQLVDLVLQSEHLAFALDASVQSRPDDSAYQAVLKVDRANLRYWLNQMNVRTPNFIEPQALTGFSGELAMQWANQAWSLDSIDLLIDNTRLNGHLAYRFTEQAPLYQFDLKLDQLNMDFYAAKAIEPIGPRGSTDPVAQEKTQTYLPLAVPVTTLRESKMQGQLVVGQLQAWQIKMQQVTLGVNSNYGQLKLAPFDAQLYGGEWLSQLNVNVNQTTPTYQLKGRINQVDAQDFLQDLARYDQLSGQLTSRFDLRTQGSNLDAIKYHLNGLFSAELNQGAYHSLDINKLLAGQGSEKGDVTQLDQVRLSGEAIDGIYHIQQAELDSMRFNARAFGRVHIPRAQIDSRLQFTYQQPPEVLAKLEGVQIPIRLTGSLRDPQWQVELSQLLSPDNVQRLINIFR, from the coding sequence ATGGTTGTAGTCAAGCGCCTGTTAAAAATTTTAGTGATTGTAGCGATAACCGTGCCGCTGTTTTTAGTGATCGGCTTTATTCTTGCTATTAGTTTTATGGACTTTAATAAATATAAACCGATGATTGAGCAAGAAATCAACGCTAAAACAGGTTTAGAACTTAGTATTGATGGTGATTTAAAAGCCGGGGTATGGCCATTACAACTATCCATTGAACACAGCCAGCTTAAGCGTCCTGGACGGGATAGGGATGCGGAGGATGCGGAACTCATAGAGCCCTTGCTGCGTTTTGATCAATTGAATTTACAGATAAGTTATGCGGATTTATTATTGCGTGGCAAGTTGAATTTAACTGGAATCGAATGGTATAGCCCGCGTTTAGTGGTTACGCGCCAGCTTGATGGGCAGCTAAGTTGGCAGAAGCAGGCTGCATTGAATGCGGATTGGCATTATCGTACAGTTGCCCAACTACCCGCGCAAAGCCAAGTGATCTCAGCGATGATTGCGCCCCTTGCTAAATGGATTGAGCAGTATGATCTGAATCTTGATCGTTTTAAAATTATTGATGGTGAGCTTATCTGGCGCGATTTGATAGAGGATCAGGCGTTGGATATCACAGGCTTACAGCTCGATGCAGCGCCGGTTCATTTGACAGATCCCATGGCGATTAAACTTGAGGCGCAGGTCACCAACCTAAAAACACAACAGACACATGCGCTTAATTATCAAGCTAGTTTGCGCTTAAAAGAACAACTTAATCAGTTAGAGTTATCCCAACTTTCTGGCTCAAGTCTTATCAGCTGGCCCGCTACAGATCAGCGTGATGATTGGGCGTTTAACCTGAGTTTGGCTGAACTTAATGGCTCCTTAAACCAAGGTAAATGGCAATTGGTCGATTTGGTATTGCAGTCTGAACACTTAGCGTTCGCGTTAGATGCCTCGGTACAAAGTAGGCCGGATGATTCAGCCTACCAAGCGGTGTTGAAGGTCGATCGGGCTAATCTGCGTTATTGGTTAAATCAGATGAATGTGCGCACCCCTAACTTTATTGAACCGCAGGCGTTAACAGGGTTTTCAGGCGAGTTAGCGATGCAATGGGCTAACCAGGCCTGGTCGTTGGATAGTATTGACCTGCTGATTGATAATACACGGCTGAATGGGCATTTGGCTTATCGCTTTACTGAACAAGCGCCACTCTATCAGTTTGACCTAAAGCTTGATCAGCTTAATATGGACTTTTATGCAGCCAAAGCCATTGAGCCAATAGGGCCAAGAGGGTCAACAGACCCAGTGGCGCAAGAAAAAACGCAGACCTACTTACCCCTAGCTGTGCCGGTGACGACACTTCGCGAGAGCAAAATGCAAGGCCAGCTTGTTGTCGGGCAGTTACAAGCTTGGCAAATTAAAATGCAACAGGTCACGCTGGGGGTCAATTCAAATTATGGCCAGCTTAAACTTGCGCCGTTTGATGCCCAGCTTTACGGTGGGGAGTGGCTGAGCCAATTAAATGTGAATGTCAATCAAACCACACCGACTTATCAGCTTAAAGGGCGAATCAATCAGGTAGATGCGCAGGACTTTTTACAGGATTTAGCTCGCTACGATCAGCTCAGTGGCCAGTTAACGAGTCGATTTGATTTGCGCACCCAAGGTAGTAATTTGGACGCGATTAAATACCATCTTAATGGTTTATTCTCCGCCGAATTAAACCAGGGTGCCTACCATTCTTTAGATATTAATAAGTTACTAGCAGGGCAAGGCTCGGAAAAAGGGGATGTGACCCAGTTGGATCAGGTTCGTTTGAGTGGTGAGGCGATTGATGGCATCTATCATATCCAACAGGCCGAATTAGATTCAATGCGTTTTAACGCGCGGGCTTTTGGCCGTGTCCATATTCCACGTGCACAAATTGATAGTCGTTTACAGTTCACCTATCAACAACCGCCAGAGGTTTTGGCTAAGTTAGAAGGGGTTCAGATACCGATTAGGCTGACAGGATCATTACGTGATCCACAATGGCAGGTTGAGCTTTCACAGCTCTTGTCGCCAGACAATGTCCAGCGACTCATTAACATTTTTCGTTAA
- a CDS encoding DEAD/DEAH box helicase produces MLFNELNLHPSLVQAVADEGYTTPTPIQQQAIPLVLQGDDLMAAAQTGTGKTAGFTLPVLHNLAKGTPPKANQVRALVLTPTRELAAQVHESVVNYGKHLNLHAAVVFGGVSINPQMMKLRRGVDVLVATPGRLLDLHSQNAVQFDQLEVLVLDEADRMLDMGFIHDLKRIAKLLPKKRQTLMFSATFSDSIKQLAHQFLNAPKQVSVAPPNSTTELVVQTVIPVDKARKTELLIHLIADNQWQQVLAFSKTKHGANRICEKLIQAGIPAAALHGNKSQGARTKALADFKANKIRVLVATDIAARGIDIDLLPHVINIDLPNVSEDYVHRIGRTGRAGSKGEALSLVCADEVELLAGIEHLTGRLLPRRFEAGFEPNHNVPETSMDRKPRRSPSPSDGARNGKPNPRSGTGRGRQTEGKPASPKPNRWPSRDRKSNSSAAKSPG; encoded by the coding sequence ATGTTATTTAATGAATTAAACCTCCACCCATCACTGGTGCAAGCTGTCGCCGACGAAGGCTACACCACCCCAACCCCGATTCAACAACAAGCGATTCCTCTGGTTTTACAAGGTGACGACCTGATGGCGGCCGCGCAAACAGGTACAGGTAAAACCGCGGGGTTTACACTGCCCGTTCTACACAACCTAGCCAAAGGCACCCCACCCAAAGCCAACCAAGTTCGCGCACTGGTTTTAACCCCCACCCGTGAGCTTGCTGCACAGGTTCATGAAAGTGTAGTTAACTACGGCAAGCATTTAAACCTACATGCCGCTGTGGTATTTGGTGGGGTCAGCATCAACCCACAAATGATGAAACTTCGTCGTGGCGTTGATGTTTTAGTCGCAACACCAGGGCGCTTACTTGATTTGCATTCACAAAACGCAGTTCAATTTGATCAACTTGAAGTCTTAGTGCTTGACGAAGCCGACCGCATGCTTGACATGGGCTTTATTCACGACCTTAAACGCATTGCCAAACTCCTACCGAAAAAACGCCAAACCCTGATGTTTTCGGCCACCTTCTCTGATTCGATAAAGCAACTCGCGCATCAGTTTTTGAATGCGCCTAAACAAGTATCTGTTGCCCCACCGAACAGCACGACTGAGCTGGTCGTGCAAACGGTTATTCCGGTAGATAAGGCGCGTAAGACTGAATTATTGATCCACCTGATTGCCGATAACCAATGGCAACAGGTACTAGCCTTCAGTAAAACCAAGCATGGTGCTAATCGCATTTGCGAAAAATTGATTCAAGCAGGCATTCCTGCGGCCGCACTTCATGGCAACAAAAGCCAAGGCGCACGTACTAAAGCGCTAGCTGACTTTAAAGCCAATAAAATTCGCGTCCTGGTCGCCACCGATATTGCCGCACGTGGCATTGATATTGACCTATTGCCACATGTTATTAATATTGACTTACCGAATGTGTCTGAAGACTATGTACACCGCATTGGCCGAACGGGTCGTGCGGGGTCTAAAGGCGAAGCCTTGTCATTAGTTTGCGCGGATGAGGTTGAACTGCTTGCGGGTATTGAGCACTTAACCGGGCGCTTACTACCAAGACGCTTTGAGGCGGGTTTTGAACCTAATCACAATGTGCCAGAAACCTCTATGGATCGCAAACCAAGACGCTCTCCATCACCTTCTGACGGTGCACGCAATGGTAAGCCAAACCCACGCAGTGGTACAGGGCGTGGCCGCCAAACAGAAGGTAAACCAGCCAGCCCTAAACCAAACCGCTGGCCAAGTCGTGATCGTAAATCCAACTCGAGTGCGGCCAAAAGCCCAGGTTAA
- the hemE gene encoding uroporphyrinogen decarboxylase, with amino-acid sequence MPALQNDRFLRALTRQPVDRTPVWMMRQAGRYLPEYRASRAQAGSFMDLCRNAEFACEVTLQPLERFPLDAAILFSDILTIPDAMGLGLRFETGEGPVFDKPIRNLADVKKLYVPDMASDLGYVMNAVSTIRKALNGRIPLIGFSGSPWTLATYMVEGGTSKNFSKVKAMMYDEPATMHQMLDVLADSVIAYLNAQIEAGAQAVQVFDTWGGVLTPRDYKEFSLNYMAKIVNGLKREHNGEKIPVILFTKGGGQWLEAMADTGADALGLDWTTDIDEARRRVGDRVALQGNMDPSMLYASPERIRNEVGIILEKYGQGSGHVFNLGHGIHPEVKPEHAGAFINAVVELSPKYHK; translated from the coding sequence ATGCCTGCATTACAAAACGACCGCTTCCTTCGCGCACTTACTCGCCAACCTGTTGATCGCACACCTGTATGGATGATGCGCCAAGCTGGACGTTATTTACCAGAGTACCGCGCCAGCCGCGCGCAAGCTGGGTCGTTTATGGACTTATGCCGCAACGCCGAATTCGCCTGTGAAGTTACCCTGCAACCGCTTGAGCGCTTTCCGCTTGATGCTGCTATTTTGTTTTCCGACATTCTCACCATTCCAGACGCGATGGGCTTAGGACTGCGATTTGAAACTGGTGAAGGTCCTGTCTTTGACAAACCCATCCGTAATCTAGCCGACGTTAAAAAACTCTATGTACCCGATATGGCATCTGACCTTGGCTACGTGATGAACGCTGTTAGCACTATTCGCAAGGCGCTTAATGGCCGCATACCGCTCATTGGGTTTTCTGGCAGTCCTTGGACGCTGGCGACCTATATGGTTGAGGGCGGCACAAGCAAAAACTTTTCCAAAGTCAAAGCTATGATGTACGACGAACCGGCTACGATGCATCAAATGCTTGATGTGTTGGCTGACTCGGTTATCGCCTACCTTAATGCACAAATTGAAGCGGGTGCACAGGCCGTTCAGGTGTTCGATACCTGGGGTGGTGTCTTAACCCCTCGTGATTACAAAGAGTTTTCACTCAACTACATGGCAAAAATTGTTAATGGCCTAAAACGTGAACACAACGGCGAAAAAATTCCCGTAATCTTATTCACCAAAGGCGGCGGGCAGTGGTTAGAGGCGATGGCTGATACCGGCGCGGACGCACTCGGCCTTGACTGGACAACGGATATTGATGAAGCCCGTCGCCGCGTGGGTGATCGTGTTGCACTACAGGGAAATATGGACCCGAGCATGCTGTATGCCTCACCTGAGCGTATTCGCAATGAGGTCGGCATTATCCTTGAAAAATACGGTCAAGGCTCAGGCCATGTGTTTAATCTAGGCCACGGTATCCACCCTGAAGTTAAGCCTGAGCATGCCGGTGCCTTTATCAACGCGGTAGTTGAACTCAGCCCGAAATACCATAAATAA
- a CDS encoding type B 50S ribosomal protein L31 yields MRADIHPEYNEVVFQDISTGETFLTRSTLKTSGETITLDGKDFPLVRVEVSSASHPFYTGKQTLVDTEGRVEKFRQKYGSLRR; encoded by the coding sequence ATGAGAGCAGACATTCATCCAGAATACAACGAGGTGGTTTTCCAGGATATTTCTACTGGTGAAACTTTTTTAACTCGTTCAACCCTAAAAACTTCTGGCGAAACCATTACACTAGACGGTAAAGATTTCCCCTTGGTTCGTGTTGAAGTATCAAGTGCTTCTCACCCGTTTTACACTGGTAAGCAAACACTTGTTGACACAGAAGGTCGCGTTGAGAAATTCCGTCAAAAATACGGTTCACTTCGCCGCTAA